The proteins below are encoded in one region of Parus major isolate Abel chromosome 7, Parus_major1.1, whole genome shotgun sequence:
- the ABCB11 gene encoding bile salt export pump isoform X3, whose product MEILMMVAGSLCAVVHGVAQPAVLLVFGAMADTFIEYDIEIQELKDPNKTCVNNTIAWINGTIYQNEKNATIRCGLLDIEHEMTKFAGYYAGIGCAILVLGYLQICFWVMSAARQIQKIRKAYFRKIMRMDIGWFDCTSVGELNTRISDDVNKINEAIADQVAVFIQRITTFVCGFLLGFVSGWKLTLVIIAVSPLLGVGAALYGLAVAKLTGRELKAYAKAGAVADEVLSSIRTVAAFGGEKKEVERYDKNLVFAQHWGIRKGVIMGLFTGYMWFIIFLSYALAFWYGSKLVLEEDEYSPGTLLQVFFGVLVGALNLGQASPCLEAFATGRGAATNIFETIDKKPTIDCMSEDGYKLDKVRGEIEFHNVTFHYPSRPDVKILDNLNMVIKAGETTAFVGASGAGKSTTIQLIQRFYDPTDGMITLDGHDIRSLNIQWLRSQIGIVEQEPVLFATTIAENIRYGRDEATMEDIIKAAKQANAYNFIMDLPQKFDTHVGEGGSQMSGGQKQRIAIARALVRNPKILLLDMATSALDNESEAIVQEALHKARLGRTAISIAHRLSTIKAADVIVGFEHGRAVERGTHEELLQRKGVYFMLVTLQSKGDKAPNKEETETAENNVVEPNLENVQSFSRGSYQASLRASLRQRSRSQLSNVVPDPPLSIGGDPAESTYLTPSHGEDDGKAKEESAVEEDAKPVSFTRILKYNASEWPYLVLGSLAAAVNGAVNPLYALLFSQILGTFSILDEENQKNQINGVCVLFVLVGVVSFFTQFLQGYTFAKSGELLTRRLRKIGFQAMLGQDIGWFDDRKNSPGALTTRLATDASQVQGATGSQIGMIVNSFTNIGVAMIISFYFSWKLSLVIMCFLPFLALSGAVQAKMLTGFASQDKKALEATGRIASEALSNIRTVAGIGKEKMFINNFEKHLDMPYRAAVKKAHVYGICFGFAQSIVFIANSVSYRYGGFLVDTEGLHYSFVFRVISAIVTSGTALGKASSYTPNYAKAKTSAARFFQLVDRLPKISVYSEKGEKWDDFKGSIEFLNCKFTYPSRPDIQVLKGLSISVKPGQTLAFVGSSGCGKSTSVQLLERFYDPEKGSVLIDGHDSKNVNVQFLRSKIGIVSQEPVLFDCSIADNIKYGSNTKETTMEKVIEAAQKAQLHDFVMSLPNKYETNVGAQGSQLSRGQKQRIAIARAIIRDPKILLLDEATSALDTESEKTVQTALDKAREGRTCIVIAHRLSTIQNADIIAVMSQGLVIERGTHDELMAMEGAYWKLVTTGAPIS is encoded by the exons ATGGAGATTTTAATGATGGTTGCTGGTAGTTTGTGTGCTGTTGTTCACGGAGTAGCCCAACCAGCAGTGTTGCTTGTGTTTGGTGCAATGGCAGACACATTTATCGAATATGACATTGAAATCCAAGAGCTTAAAGACCCAAACAAGACATGTGTAAATAACACCATAGCATGGATTAATGGTACTATTTATCAGAATGAGAAGAATGCCACAATAAGATGTGG gcTGTTGGACATTGAACATGAAATGACCAAGTTTGCAGGATACTATGCAGGAATTGGTTGTGCCATACTTGTGTTAGGATACCTCCAA atCTGCTTTTGGGTTATGTCTGCAGCTCgtcaaatacagaaaatcaggaaagcttatttcaggaaaataatgcGAATGGATATAGGCTGGTTTGACTGTACATCTGTAGGAGAACTGAACACCCGAATTTCTGA TGATGTTAACAAAATCAATGAGGCTATTGCTGATCAAGTAGCAGTCTTCATCCAGCGCATAACCACCTTTGTGTGTGGATTCCTACTGGGATTTGTCAGTGGCTGGAAATTGACCTTGGTTATCATTGCAGTCAGCCCTCTGCTTGGGGTTGGAGCAGCTCTCTATGGCTTG GCTGTGGCAAAACTAACAGGACGAGAATTAAAGGCTTATGCaaaagctggagctgtggctgatGAAGTGCTCTCATCCATCAGAACAGTGGCTGCTTTCGgtggggagaagaaagaagttgAAAG ATACGATAAGAATTTGGTGtttgctcagcactggggaatTCGAAAAGGAGTAATAATGGGATTATTCACTGGTTACATGtggtttataatttttctcagttatGCATTAGCCTTTTGGTATGGCTCTAAACTTGTCCTTGAAGAAGACGAATATTCACCTGGCACTCTTCTGCAG gttttctttggtgttttaGTAGGAGCATTAAATCTTGGCCAGGCATCTCCCTGTCTTGAAGCCTTTGCCACTGGTCGTGGGGCTGCAACAAACATTTTTGAGACAATAGATAAA AAACCCACCATTGACTGCATGTCAGAAGATGGCTACAAGCTGGATAAAGTACGAGGTGAAATTGAATTTCATAATGTAACATTCCATTATCCATCTAGACCAGACGTAAAG ATTTTGGATAACCTTAATATGGTGATTAAAGCAGGAGAGACAACAGCTTTTGTTGGAGCTAGTGGAGCTGGAAAAAGTACAACAATACAGCTCATCCAGAGGTTCTATGACCCCACTGATGGTATG ATTACCCTGGATGGCCATGACATTCGTTCCCTGAATATCCAGTGGCTGCGCTCTCAGATTGGCATAGTTGAACAAGAGCCAGTGCTCTTTGCCACCACGATTGCAGAGAACATTCGCTACGGGCGGGATGAGGCTACCATGGAAGACATAATCAAAGCAGCCAAACAGGCCAATGCTTACAATTTCATCATGGACTTACCACAG aAATTTGACACTCATGTTGGAGAGGGTGGAAGCCAAATGAGTGGAGGTCAAAAACAGAGGATAGCTATTGCTCGAGCTTTGGTaagaaaccccaaaatcctgctcctggaTATGGCTACGTCAGCGCTGGATAATGAAAGCGAAGCGATTGTCCAAGAAGCACTTCATAAG GCTCGCCTCGGCCGCACCGCCATCTCCATCGCTCACCGCCTGTCAACCATCAAAGCCGCCGATGTCATCGTCGGGTTTGAGCACGGCAGGGCCGTAGAGAGAGGCACTCACGAGGAACTCTTGCAGAGGAAAGGGGTTTATTTCATGTTGGTGACCTTACAAAGCAAAGGAGACAAAGCACCtaacaaagaagaaacagaaa cagcagagaataATGTGGTAGAGCCAAATCTTGAGAATGTCCAGTCATTCAGCAGGGGAAGCTATCAGGCCAGTTTGCG AGCTTCACTTCGGCAGCGCTCAAGATCCCAGCTCTCTAATGTGGTCCCTGACCCTCCACTGTCTATTGGAGGAGATCCTGCAGAGTCTACCTATCTTACGCCTTCTCATGGAGAAGAtgatggaaaagcaaaagag GAATCTGCTGTGGAGGAAGATGCCAAGCCTGTATCATTTACCagaattttgaaatacaatGCCTCTGAATGGCCATACCTGGTGCTTGGatctctggcagctgctgtgaatGGAGCCGTCAATCCACTCTATGCTTTGTTATTCAGTCAGATTCTTGGG acctTCTCCATTCTTgatgaagaaaaccaaaaaaaccagatCAATGGTGTCTGTGTGCTCTTTGTCTTAGTTGgagttgtttcatttttcacacaGTTTCTACAG GGATACACCTTTGCCAAGTCTGGTGAGCTGCTTACAAGACGGTTAAGGAAAATTGGTTTCCAGGCTATGCTCGGGCAAGACATTGGTTGGTTTGATGACCGGAAGAACAGCCCTGGTGCTTTGACTACCAGACTTGCAACAGATGCCTCACAGGTCCAAGGG gCAACTGGATCGCAGATAGGAATGATTGTCAATTCCTTTACTAATATTGGGGTGGCCATGATTATTTCCTTCTACTTCAGCTGGAAACTGAGTTTGGTAATAATGTGTTTCTTGCCATTTTTGGCTTTAtctggagctgtgcaggctAAAATGCTGACAGGATTTGCCTCACAGGACAAGAAAGCACTGGAAGCTACTGGACGG atTGCCAGTGAAGCTCTCTCTAACATCAGAACAGTAGCTGGgataggaaaagagaaaatgtttatcAACAATTTTGAGAAGCACCTAGATATGCCCTACAGAGCTGCAGTCAAAAAAGCACATGTGTACGGAATCTGCTTTGGCTTTGCCCAGAGCATTGTGTTCATCGCCAACTCTGTCTCTTACCGATATGGGGGGTTTCTCGTTGACACTGAAGGACTCCATTACAGCTTTGTGTTCAG GGTGATCTCTGCTATTGTCACCAGTGGAACTGCTTTGGGGAAAGCGTCTTCCTATACCCCAAATTATGCCAAAGCCAAAACATCTGCTGCACGCTTTTTTCAACTGGTTGATCGGCTTCCTAAAATCAGTGTTTACagtgaaaaaggggaaaaatgg GATGATTTCAAGGGAAGCATTGAATTCCTTAACTGTAAATTCACATACCCTTCTCGGCCTGATATTCAGGTCCTGAAAGGACTCTCTATATCTGTTAAGCCTGGACAAACTTTGGCATTTGTTGGAAGTAGTGGCTGTGGCAAGAGCACCAGCGTCCAACTTCTGGAGCGTTTCTATGACCCTGAGAAAGGAAGTGTG TTAATAGATGGACATGACTCTAAGAACGTAAATGTGCAGTTTCTTAGATCAAAAATTGGAATAGTGTCACAGGAACCTGTGCTATTTGACTGCAGCATTGCTGATAATATCAAATATGGCAGCAATACAAAAGAGACGACGATGGAAAAAGTCATAGAAGCAGCCCAGAAGGCTCAGCTGCATGATTTTGTCATGTCTCTGCCTAAC aaatatgaaacTAATGTTGGGGCTCAGGGATCCCAGCTGTCTCGTGGACAAAAACAACGCATTGCCATAGCAAGGGCCATCATACGAGACCCTAAAATTTTATTACTGGATGAAGCTACATCTGCCTTAGACACAGAGAGTGAAAAG ACTGTGCAGACTGCACTGGATAAAGCCAGAGAAGGGCGCACCTGCATCGTCATCGCCCACCGCTTGTCCACCATCCAGAACGCTGACATCATCGCTGTGATGTCACAAGGACTTGTCATTGAAAGGGGCACTCATGATGAACTGATGGCCATGGAAGGAGCCTACTGGAAGCTTGTTACTACTGGAGCCCCAATTAGCTGA